In Kryptolebias marmoratus isolate JLee-2015 linkage group LG11, ASM164957v2, whole genome shotgun sequence, the following proteins share a genomic window:
- the ttc38 gene encoding tetratricopeptide repeat protein 38, giving the protein MNASSFRDCQAWKDEGLPLSTSSNEACKLYDAILTQYVKWRNDETLGGIEGCISALQTADPNFVMGHVISTGLELVSTTSSTRLNEPLASAVRRTVELANSQNISPREKLHVRAMELFSRGDFPQACEAWEDVLLDHPTDMLALKFAHDSYFYMGAQLPMRDSVARVLPHWKPHMPLFSYLKGQYSFGLLETRFYDQALKVAMEGLALTPDDAWSVHSVAHVYEMKAEVDNGLKFMERREKDWQVSDILASHNYWHWALYFIERGQYEAALQIYDSQVFKRCKASGSMLDTVDSSSMLYRLEMEGVCVKDRWQELLQVTQPHTDDHVTLFNDLHFLMVALGANESGTSQRLLEGLQELAKKPGDNQQHLLANSIGIPMCEAMMAYNSGNYDQTVELLNPLRYRMVDMGGSDAQRDLFNLLLIHATMKSKNKRHQKLGRCLLVERDSVRPNSPLTQRLMQKSLALHV; this is encoded by the exons aTGAACGCTTCAAGCTTCAGAGATTGTCAG GCGTGGAAAGACGAGGGTCTTCCTCTGTCCACCAGCAGTAATGAGGCGTGCAAACTCTACGATGCAATACTCACTCAG TATGTGAAATGGCGAAATGATGAAACCTTGGGAGGCATTGAAGGATGCATTTCTGCTCTGCAGACAGCTGACCCTAACTttg TTATGGGTCATGTGATCAGCACGGGCCTGGAGCTGGTTTCCACAACGAGCAGCACCCGGCTGAACGAGCCCCTGGCCAGCGCCGTGAGGCGAACAGTGGAGCTCGCCAACAGCCAGAACATCTCTCCTAGAGAGAAGCTCCACGTCAGAGCTATGGAGCTCTTCTCACGTGG AGATTTTCCACAAGCCTGTGAAGCATGGGAAGATGTACTGCTTGATCATCCCACTGATATGTTGGCTCTCAAGTTTGCCCATGATTCTTACTTCTACATGGGAGCCCAATTACCCATGAGAGACTCGGTGGCCAGGGTGCTTCCACACTGGAAACCTCACATGCCTTTGTTCAG CTATTTGAAAGGACAATATTCCTTTGGCCTCCTTGAAACTCGCTTCTACGACCAGGCTTTGAAAGTAGCAATGGAG GGCCTGGCCTTGACTCCAGACGATGCGTGGTCCGTCCACTCTGTCGCCCATGTTTATGAGATGAAAGCAGAGGTGGACAACGGTTTGAAGTTCATGGAGCGCAGAGAGAAAGACTGGCAG GTATCTGACATTCTGGCCAGTCACAATTATTGGCACTGGGCTCTATACTTCATTGAGAGG ggacAATATGAAGCTGCTCTGCAAATATATGACTCTCAG gtgttcAAACGTTGTAAAGCCTCCGGATCCATGCTGGACACAGTAGATTCCTCTTCAATGCTCTACAGACTGGAAATGGAAG gtgtgtgtgtgaaggaccGTTggcaggagctgctgcaggtgacCCAGCCTCACACCGATGACCACGTGACATTGTTCAATGACCTCCACTTCCTCATGGTGGCGCTGGGAGCAAATGAGTCTGGGACGTCTCAGCGTTTGCTGGAGGGCCTCCAGGAATTGGCCAA GAAACCAGGTGACAACCAGCAGCATCTATTGGCTAACAGTATTGGCATCCCAATGTGTGAAGCTATGATGGCGTACAACAGTGGTAACTATGACCAGACGGTGGAACTGTTGAACCCTTTACGCTACCGCATGGTGGACATGGGTGGCAGTGATGCACAG AGGGATCTGTTCAATCTTCTGCTTATCCATGCAACCATGAAATCAAAGAATAAGCGTCACCAGAAACTGGGAAG ATGTCTCCTGGTGGAGCGGGATTCTGTGAGGCCCAACTCCCCCCTGACCCAGCGTCTCATGCAGAAATCTCTGGCTCTTCATGTCTAG